One part of the Aurantibacillus circumpalustris genome encodes these proteins:
- the dcm gene encoding DNA (cytosine-5-)-methyltransferase: protein MVIKNFYSLSEVANMLGKTTETLRRWDKSGKLVAVREPMSNYRVYRKEQLKIFDELDYLFKKTEVNNEQKAAKNFSVLELFAGAGGLAIGLEQAGLKCLALNEYDHWAAETLRANRPNWNVIEDDIRNVSFEKFKGKVDVVTGGFPCQAFSYAGKKLGLQDARGTLFYEFARAVNETKPLICVGENVRGLLNHDNGRTIEGMISILEELGYKVLNPRILKAIYYKVPQKRERLILVGIRKDIDLDFQFPNPFKKIYTLKDALKKGELYPTNVPLSLGPSYPKRKKEILDLIPQGGYWRDLPLKLQKEYMQKSFYLGGGKTGIARRISWNEPCLTLTCSPAQKQTERCHPEETRPFRVREYARIQTFPDDWKFAGSTSQQYKQIGNAVPVNLAKEIGFSLIKFLNEYYSLNGKTGSKKVASIKRV, encoded by the coding sequence ATGGTTATTAAGAATTTTTATTCACTTTCAGAAGTCGCAAATATGCTAGGTAAAACAACTGAAACGCTCAGAAGATGGGATAAATCTGGGAAATTGGTCGCCGTTAGGGAACCAATGAGTAATTATCGTGTTTATAGAAAAGAACAACTTAAGATTTTTGATGAATTAGACTATTTATTTAAAAAAACGGAAGTAAATAATGAGCAGAAGGCTGCAAAAAACTTCTCCGTGCTTGAATTATTTGCAGGCGCAGGTGGTTTAGCAATTGGATTAGAACAGGCTGGTTTAAAATGTCTAGCACTTAACGAATACGACCATTGGGCAGCGGAAACACTTCGAGCAAATAGACCAAATTGGAACGTTATAGAAGATGACATTAGAAATGTATCTTTTGAAAAATTTAAAGGCAAAGTGGATGTTGTTACTGGAGGATTTCCTTGTCAGGCATTTAGTTACGCTGGAAAGAAACTTGGATTACAAGACGCACGAGGAACTTTATTTTACGAATTTGCAAGAGCGGTCAATGAAACCAAACCGTTAATTTGTGTCGGTGAAAACGTTAGGGGTCTATTAAATCATGACAACGGAAGAACTATTGAAGGGATGATCTCTATTCTTGAAGAATTAGGATATAAGGTTCTTAACCCAAGAATTTTAAAGGCTATTTATTATAAAGTACCACAAAAACGAGAACGTTTAATTCTAGTTGGCATTAGAAAAGATATTGATCTAGATTTTCAATTCCCAAACCCATTCAAAAAAATCTACACATTAAAGGACGCTCTCAAAAAGGGTGAGTTATATCCAACTAACGTCCCTTTATCTTTAGGGCCATCTTACCCGAAAAGAAAAAAAGAAATATTAGACTTGATCCCGCAAGGAGGTTATTGGAGAGACCTGCCATTAAAATTGCAAAAAGAATACATGCAAAAAAGCTTTTATCTTGGTGGAGGTAAGACCGGAATTGCAAGAAGAATAAGTTGGAACGAACCTTGTTTAACTCTAACATGCAGTCCTGCTCAGAAACAAACGGAAAGATGTCATCCTGAAGAAACGCGTCCTTTTAGAGTTAGAGAATATGCCCGAATTCAAACGTTTCCTGACGACTGGAAGTTTGCTGGTTCTACTTCCCAACAATATAAACAAATTGGAAATGCGGTTCCTGTGAATCTGGCCAAAGAAATCGGTTTTTCGTTGATTAAATTTCTAAACGAATATTACTCTTTGAACGGCAAAACTGGAAGCAAAAAGGTCGCATCTATCAAACGGGTATAG
- a CDS encoding Eco47II family restriction endonuclease: protein MPILKWISDKDLKSAVSNLLNTASLAKKNSTKSFNKNVIDPFSAVFEISGFEIDYATWLKSETTRQAQKTLQNHIGDFHQTILGLSNSWENMKTGNVMDLVSHKHKIIAEVKNKFNTISGGKLSDLYHSLQGQVMPKSSRYKGYTAYYVAIIPKKPKRYDIEFTPSNKEEGEKCPSNKKIRETDGASFYDLVTGHKNALETLFDALPDVISECSDGKYKVKDKEKLKEFFNTAYKH, encoded by the coding sequence ATGCCAATTTTAAAATGGATTAGCGACAAAGACCTTAAAAGTGCCGTATCAAACTTATTAAATACTGCTTCCTTAGCCAAAAAGAATTCCACAAAGAGTTTTAATAAAAATGTCATTGATCCATTTTCAGCAGTGTTTGAAATATCTGGATTTGAAATTGACTACGCCACTTGGCTGAAAAGTGAAACTACAAGGCAAGCGCAAAAAACTCTACAAAACCATATAGGCGATTTTCATCAAACTATTCTTGGCCTTTCGAACAGTTGGGAAAACATGAAGACTGGAAATGTAATGGATTTAGTTTCACACAAACACAAAATTATTGCTGAGGTAAAAAATAAATTTAACACCATTTCAGGGGGTAAACTTTCTGATCTTTATCATTCCTTGCAGGGACAAGTAATGCCGAAAAGTAGTCGATATAAGGGTTATACCGCCTATTATGTAGCAATTATTCCGAAAAAACCTAAACGTTACGACATTGAGTTTACGCCATCCAATAAAGAAGAAGGTGAGAAGTGTCCTTCAAATAAAAAAATAAGAGAGACTGACGGCGCTAGTTTTTACGATTTAGTTACCGGTCATAAAAATGCTTTAGAAACATTGTTTGATGCGCTGCCTGATGTAATTTCAGAATGTTCTGACGGCAAATATAAAGTCAAGGACAAAGAAAAACTTAAAGAGTTTTTCAACACAGCTTACAAACATTAA
- a CDS encoding SIMPL domain-containing protein → MNTKTEYIKSISIIIAFVVSAIILGNAIQRFKNEDRYISVKGFSEKEVKADLVIWTIKIRVADNELIKGNSNLESLKAKVTDFLVTKGVAKTEINSLDILVIDNQANEYNANITNRMRYIIEETIEVRSNNVELIQKISRMTNELLNAGVALSTKSDWRGSGLQFIFTKLNTIKPQMITEAIKNAKDAAIQFTRESDTKLGKLRKANQGLFSIQDRDETFSSEEGFPRNGTSGVMKKVRVVLSVDYSIE, encoded by the coding sequence ATGAATACAAAAACCGAATACATTAAATCCATTTCAATAATAATTGCATTTGTTGTCAGCGCAATTATTTTAGGAAACGCCATTCAGAGATTTAAAAATGAGGATCGGTATATTTCTGTAAAAGGGTTCTCTGAAAAAGAAGTAAAGGCAGACCTTGTCATATGGACTATTAAAATTCGTGTTGCGGATAATGAGTTAATAAAGGGCAACTCTAATTTAGAATCTTTAAAAGCAAAGGTAACAGACTTCTTGGTTACGAAAGGTGTAGCGAAAACAGAAATTAATTCTTTGGATATTTTGGTAATCGATAATCAAGCTAATGAGTATAACGCAAATATCACAAATAGAATGCGGTACATTATTGAAGAAACGATAGAAGTCCGCTCAAACAATGTAGAACTCATTCAAAAAATAAGCAGAATGACCAATGAACTTTTAAATGCAGGTGTAGCGCTTTCAACAAAAAGTGACTGGCGTGGTTCGGGTTTACAGTTTATTTTCACAAAATTAAATACCATTAAACCGCAAATGATAACCGAGGCAATAAAAAATGCAAAAGATGCGGCAATTCAATTTACCAGAGAGAGTGATACCAAATTAGGAAAATTAAGAAAAGCGAATCAAGGATTATTTTCTATACAAGACCGCGACGAAACGTTTAGCAGTGAGGAGGGATTTCCACGTAATGGAACATCAGGCGTTATGAAAAAAGTAAGAGTTGTTCTCTCGGTAGACTATTCCATTGAATAA
- a CDS encoding DUF6175 family protein, producing MKNIINKSSLVVLILFTAISVGFSQAKKPTLMVVPSDVWCNTNGYMMEFDNQGTKVKIPDYKRAFQENADLLLVVAKLGELMAERGFPLESMEASLKTLASESAEDAMLTSKSGAGISESPIDKLKKTAKADIWMQVTWTVNQVGPKKSITFVLQGLDAYTDKQIAGASGTGNELIGATLPVMLQTAVLSHLDNFNVQLMAHFDDMFANGREIVVRIKKFDSWDGDLEKEYDGKELNSYIEEWFTKNCVKGRFSTSESTENMMLFKQVRIPMYNEAGTAIDAKGFCKGLQTYLKKEPFLITNKLMMKGLGQASIVLGEK from the coding sequence ATGAAAAACATAATAAATAAATCAAGTTTAGTTGTACTAATATTATTCACAGCTATTTCTGTAGGCTTTTCACAAGCCAAAAAACCAACTTTAATGGTAGTACCGAGTGATGTATGGTGTAATACAAATGGGTACATGATGGAGTTTGATAACCAAGGTACAAAGGTTAAAATACCTGATTACAAAAGAGCGTTTCAAGAAAACGCTGACTTGTTATTGGTGGTTGCAAAACTTGGTGAGCTAATGGCGGAAAGAGGATTTCCACTAGAATCAATGGAAGCTTCTCTAAAAACATTGGCTTCAGAAAGTGCTGAAGATGCAATGTTGACAAGTAAATCAGGTGCGGGCATAAGTGAAAGCCCAATTGATAAATTAAAGAAAACGGCAAAAGCCGACATTTGGATGCAGGTTACCTGGACGGTAAATCAAGTAGGTCCAAAAAAATCGATCACTTTTGTGCTTCAGGGTTTAGATGCATACACCGACAAACAAATTGCAGGAGCCTCGGGCACGGGTAATGAATTAATAGGTGCCACATTACCTGTAATGCTTCAAACAGCTGTTCTTTCTCATCTTGATAATTTTAATGTTCAGTTAATGGCTCATTTCGATGACATGTTTGCTAATGGAAGAGAAATTGTAGTAAGAATCAAAAAATTTGATTCATGGGATGGCGACTTAGAAAAAGAATACGATGGTAAAGAATTAAATAGTTACATCGAAGAATGGTTTACAAAAAATTGCGTGAAAGGTCGTTTCAGTACCAGCGAATCAACAGAAAACATGATGCTATTTAAACAAGTGAGAATTCCTATGTACAACGAAGCAGGCACTGCTATTGATGCTAAGGGTTTTTGTAAAGGGCTCCAAACTTATTTAAAGAAAGAACCTTTTTTAATTACAAATAAATTAATGATGAAAGGTTTAGGGCAAGCCTCGATAGTACTAGGTGAAAAATAA
- a CDS encoding paraquat-inducible protein A — protein sequence MKTIRYIFLSLLIICIGSLSVVIYQVDNEKRKIKEDLIELSNIKYGLFNVDEWKKVLATILSKKIEEFELKGGDRKDMKNKVSNFLNKVIADFEERYYVQNSGSIGGIFKSIGAKTFNIFGELKNNVPKFTQEILNFLNDPKNKKVLKSYLTSKLNEYADNTFAKMDYSVHDSIISKYKIGDRAETISSLNTTLDELQNKVNNYKYLLIVFSLLTAAYILILKELNKTEVFLLTGISFLFLITGLTLPMIEIDARVSEIKISLLGEYINFEDQVLYYKSKSIIEVIRLMLTQSGFDLLLVGCLVFVFSVLFPISKLITSLLLVSKPNLRSNKLVYFLVYKTGKWSMADVMVVAIFMAYVGFSGILSEQLNQIEHLSTKIDVFTTNKSSLQTGFFAFTSFALLSLLTTNKLQASLAVKLTINKG from the coding sequence ATGAAAACAATTCGCTACATCTTTCTTAGTCTTCTTATTATTTGCATTGGAAGCTTATCTGTTGTTATCTATCAAGTAGATAATGAAAAAAGAAAAATCAAAGAAGACCTCATCGAGTTATCCAATATTAAATACGGACTATTCAACGTAGATGAGTGGAAAAAAGTGCTCGCCACCATTCTTTCAAAAAAAATTGAGGAGTTTGAATTAAAGGGTGGTGACAGAAAAGACATGAAAAACAAAGTGAGCAATTTTCTTAATAAAGTAATTGCTGATTTTGAAGAAAGGTACTACGTACAAAACTCGGGCAGTATAGGTGGCATTTTTAAAAGCATAGGCGCTAAAACCTTTAATATTTTTGGGGAGCTTAAAAACAACGTGCCGAAATTCACTCAAGAGATTCTGAATTTTTTAAACGATCCGAAAAATAAAAAAGTGCTAAAAAGTTATTTAACCTCTAAACTGAACGAGTATGCCGATAACACTTTTGCGAAAATGGATTACTCGGTGCACGACTCTATTATTAGTAAATATAAGATTGGTGACAGAGCAGAAACTATTTCATCACTTAACACAACACTTGATGAATTGCAAAATAAAGTCAATAACTATAAATACTTGCTCATTGTGTTTTCACTTCTAACGGCAGCGTATATTTTAATTTTAAAAGAATTGAACAAAACTGAAGTGTTTCTTTTAACAGGCATTTCATTTTTGTTTTTGATAACCGGTTTAACCTTACCCATGATCGAAATAGATGCAAGAGTTTCTGAAATTAAAATAAGTCTGCTGGGCGAATACATAAATTTTGAAGATCAGGTGTTGTATTACAAAAGCAAAAGTATTATTGAGGTTATTCGATTAATGCTTACACAAAGCGGTTTTGATTTATTGTTGGTTGGCTGTTTAGTGTTTGTATTTAGCGTTCTGTTTCCAATATCAAAATTAATTACTTCGCTATTACTTGTGTCAAAACCCAATTTACGTTCGAATAAACTCGTTTATTTTTTAGTTTATAAAACAGGTAAATGGTCGATGGCAGATGTAATGGTTGTGGCGATTTTTATGGCCTATGTCGGTTTTTCAGGAATCCTTAGCGAACAATTAAATCAAATAGAACATTTGAGTACAAAAATTGATGTGTTTACAACCAATAAATCCAGTCTTCAAACCGGTTTTTTTGCGTTTACATCATTTGCTTTATTAAGTCTTTTAACCACAAATAAATTACAAGCAAGCCTTGCTGTAAAATTAACTATTAATAAGGGTTAA
- a CDS encoding S1/P1 nuclease, with the protein MNRRFLLIFLLFGIIGSASAWGPRGHKIVTQIALKYLDKSVIDSVNKYLDDISLEKAGYWMDEVVMNSSYDFMEPWHFIAIESDKTYVKTKDPNVVNVLENLISTLKKKKSSRKEMFLSLKLLTHLVADIHQPLHCGFGKDKGGSLVKLRFFFKSTNLHEVWDSEILEYQSITAEDCLRLSSQLTKRDITTYQKVDVEAWMQESRVLLSYVYDYKGNKLDDEYLDKTTPIIKMQLVKAGLRLASVLNQTFIN; encoded by the coding sequence GTGAATAGACGTTTTCTCCTTATTTTCTTGCTTTTTGGTATTATTGGCTCTGCGTCTGCTTGGGGTCCGCGTGGTCATAAAATTGTTACTCAAATAGCTCTTAAGTATTTAGATAAATCAGTTATTGATTCAGTTAACAAATACCTCGATGATATTTCACTCGAAAAAGCAGGTTACTGGATGGATGAAGTGGTAATGAACTCATCGTACGATTTTATGGAGCCTTGGCATTTTATTGCTATTGAGAGTGATAAAACCTATGTAAAAACGAAAGATCCTAATGTTGTAAACGTTCTTGAGAATCTTATTTCAACTCTCAAAAAGAAAAAATCATCCCGCAAAGAAATGTTTCTATCTTTAAAACTTCTCACGCATTTAGTAGCAGATATTCACCAACCGTTACACTGTGGTTTTGGAAAAGATAAAGGTGGAAGTTTAGTGAAACTGCGTTTTTTCTTTAAAAGCACAAACCTTCACGAGGTGTGGGATTCTGAAATACTTGAATACCAAAGTATAACAGCAGAAGACTGTTTGCGTTTGTCGTCCCAACTAACAAAAAGAGATATAACAACCTATCAGAAAGTCGATGTTGAAGCTTGGATGCAAGAGTCAAGGGTTCTATTGTCATATGTTTATGATTACAAAGGCAATAAACTTGATGATGAGTACCTCGACAAAACCACGCCCATCATAAAAATGCAACTTGTAAAAGCAGGTTTAAGACTTGCATCGGTTTTAAATCAAACTTTCATTAACTAA
- a CDS encoding T9SS type A sorting domain-containing protein, producing MKRILFVLYTLVSFASKSQTLNAYAKVTSVTGSSVLALSNVNIANHTFTVGGQVVVMQMQDNVIGANTTNVATFGNLSAIANAGRYEIRTIAAVTPTSGTPTSVTLTASLANTFNTGANSSVQLISFRDMGTNFTTTANIGCLTWNGNVGGVIAFYVTNTLTLNHRILADGDGFSGGRYSNDNGGPVCATGNNTVYITNSANWGFKGEGIYKNTNTNFANARGRILNGGGGGNDHNAGGGGGGNYTAGGQGGNGYNNCTAFPGGGLGGLSLSGQISASCVFMGGGGGGGQQNNSQNSSGGNGGGIVLIKANTIQTSTTCGASIRISANGNNASNGGNDGMGGGGAGGSIVIDATTFSINASCPLLVRANGGDGGDCTDGAAHAGGGGGGQGAIIYSSAQPTSNVTTQTNNGAAGQDNSGGAISAGNGSGSNGSGVIASSSGPLPITLLDFKGEALENQVRLEWHTASETNNDYFTLEKSTDGINYGLLSKVKGAGTSKAQKNYSSPDYQPSEGINYYRLKQTDFDGKYKEFPIISVPFLGNTDFSFFPNPSKSGEYISFLLSGNSHLKTFNLSILNLTGNEIYSKTIFNDSENKVEFTLSDLNLATGVYFIKIHNGSSSQIKKLVVY from the coding sequence ATGAAAAGGATTTTATTTGTTCTCTATACTTTAGTAAGTTTTGCTTCTAAATCGCAAACCCTTAATGCTTATGCTAAGGTTACTTCTGTGACTGGCAGCAGTGTTTTGGCTCTTTCGAACGTAAACATTGCTAATCATACATTTACCGTTGGCGGTCAAGTTGTTGTGATGCAAATGCAAGACAATGTTATAGGTGCTAATACCACGAATGTTGCCACTTTTGGCAATCTTTCTGCTATTGCAAACGCGGGAAGGTATGAAATAAGAACGATTGCAGCCGTTACACCAACTAGTGGAACACCCACTTCGGTAACCCTCACCGCATCACTTGCAAATACTTTTAATACCGGGGCCAACTCATCGGTTCAATTAATTAGTTTTCGCGATATGGGAACTAATTTTACAACAACGGCAAATATTGGCTGTCTTACCTGGAATGGAAATGTTGGAGGTGTTATTGCCTTTTACGTTACCAACACGCTTACCTTAAACCACAGAATACTTGCAGACGGTGATGGTTTTAGCGGAGGTAGGTACTCTAATGATAATGGCGGGCCAGTTTGTGCAACAGGTAATAATACCGTTTATATTACCAACAGTGCCAATTGGGGTTTTAAGGGGGAAGGAATATACAAAAATACAAACACCAATTTTGCAAACGCGCGTGGAAGGATATTAAATGGCGGGGGCGGCGGAAACGATCATAACGCTGGTGGTGGAGGTGGTGGTAATTATACTGCTGGTGGGCAAGGTGGCAATGGCTACAATAACTGTACAGCATTTCCTGGTGGTGGCTTGGGTGGCCTTTCTTTATCAGGACAAATTAGTGCAAGCTGCGTTTTTATGGGCGGCGGCGGCGGTGGCGGCCAACAAAATAACTCACAAAACTCTTCCGGAGGAAATGGAGGTGGTATAGTACTTATTAAAGCGAATACGATTCAAACAAGCACCACTTGCGGGGCTTCTATTCGTATTTCAGCCAATGGCAATAATGCCTCTAATGGTGGCAATGACGGCATGGGTGGCGGTGGCGCCGGTGGCTCTATAGTCATTGACGCAACTACATTTTCCATAAACGCATCATGTCCTCTTTTAGTAAGAGCAAATGGAGGAGACGGTGGAGACTGTACAGATGGCGCTGCTCACGCTGGCGGTGGTGGTGGTGGTCAGGGAGCAATTATCTATTCTTCTGCACAACCAACTTCTAATGTAACAACACAAACTAATAATGGAGCTGCTGGTCAAGACAATAGTGGTGGAGCAATAAGTGCGGGTAATGGCTCCGGCAGCAATGGCTCAGGTGTTATTGCTTCAAGCTCTGGTCCGCTTCCAATTACCTTGTTGGATTTTAAAGGAGAGGCGTTAGAGAATCAGGTACGTCTTGAATGGCATACTGCTTCAGAAACCAATAATGATTATTTTACTTTAGAAAAAAGTACCGATGGGATTAATTACGGATTGTTATCTAAAGTAAAAGGTGCTGGGACTTCAAAGGCTCAAAAAAACTATTCATCACCCGATTATCAGCCTTCGGAGGGTATAAACTACTACCGATTAAAACAAACCGACTTTGATGGCAAGTATAAAGAATTTCCAATTATCAGCGTGCCCTTTTTAGGTAATACAGACTTTTCTTTTTTTCCTAATCCTTCAAAAAGTGGGGAGTATATTTCATTTTTACTAAGCGGTAACTCACATTTAAAAACGTTTAACCTTAGTATTTTAAATCTTACAGGAAATGAAATATATTCAAAAACAATTTTTAATGATTCTGAAAATAAAGTGGAATTCACTCTTTCTGATTTAAATTTAGCAACTGGAGTTTACTTTATAAAAATTCACAACGGTTCCAGTTCTCAAATAAAAAAACTGGTTGTGTATTAG
- the hemC gene encoding hydroxymethylbilane synthase encodes MERKIIIGTRGSDLALWQANYTKDLLEEKGHQVELKIIQTDGDRTQQWDTSFDKLDGKGFFTKELEEALLNKSIDLAVHSHKDLPTTSPDGLMVAGVSRREDPSDTLLISKNAVDEKQKFGLRKNACVGTSSSRRKSQLLAFRPDVELKDLRGNVPTRINKLRKGDYDAIILATAGIERLELDLDDLHVVKLNPEEFVPAPAQGVLAWQTREDDNELLEVIDEISDLDVLIKINIERQILNMFDGGCQLPLGVYCDTEEDDEDRLRFKVWISKADAWDKQPKQLYFDTLDTDGFSDMIVDHIHAIKPKKIFITKTFKEEDYLLNALKRLDFEVEGKSLIEFKQIRIRELPKTEWVFFSSKHAVRYFFNQDPKLENVKFGCIGTSTSAELRAFGKRADFIGQSTDIKLVGKQFSSKVGNSRVLFPIARGSMQSIQWQMVKRDNVINLEVYATLKHSIEISRDHEIVIFTSPSNVEAYFEKNTIHPHQKIIAMGESTGKALVKLKHKKYSMPKSFDDLGLFQAVLGIANY; translated from the coding sequence GTGGAAAGAAAAATAATTATTGGCACGCGTGGAAGTGACTTAGCCCTTTGGCAGGCTAATTACACAAAAGATCTTTTGGAAGAAAAAGGACATCAAGTAGAATTAAAAATTATACAAACAGATGGTGATCGTACTCAGCAATGGGATACAAGCTTTGATAAACTTGACGGTAAAGGATTTTTTACCAAAGAATTAGAAGAAGCTTTGTTGAATAAAAGCATCGATCTGGCCGTGCATTCTCATAAAGATCTTCCGACAACCAGTCCCGATGGACTTATGGTGGCCGGTGTTTCAAGACGTGAGGATCCTTCAGACACTCTTCTCATAAGTAAAAACGCTGTTGATGAAAAACAAAAATTCGGCTTGAGAAAAAACGCATGTGTTGGAACTTCTTCATCGAGAAGAAAATCTCAACTATTGGCTTTTAGGCCGGATGTGGAACTTAAAGATTTAAGAGGAAATGTACCAACCCGTATTAACAAATTGCGTAAAGGAGATTACGACGCCATCATACTCGCTACGGCCGGCATAGAGCGCCTTGAACTTGATTTAGATGATTTACACGTAGTGAAACTAAACCCGGAAGAGTTTGTACCTGCACCTGCACAAGGCGTATTAGCTTGGCAAACACGTGAAGATGATAACGAACTTCTTGAAGTGATAGATGAAATAAGCGATTTGGATGTACTTATTAAAATTAATATCGAACGTCAGATTCTAAACATGTTTGATGGTGGTTGTCAGTTACCACTGGGTGTGTATTGTGATACAGAGGAAGATGACGAAGACCGTTTGCGCTTTAAGGTATGGATAAGCAAGGCCGATGCCTGGGATAAACAACCGAAGCAATTGTATTTTGACACACTTGATACGGATGGTTTTTCAGACATGATCGTGGATCACATTCACGCCATAAAGCCTAAAAAAATATTTATTACAAAAACATTCAAGGAAGAAGATTATTTATTGAATGCATTAAAGCGTTTAGACTTTGAAGTTGAAGGAAAAAGTTTAATTGAATTCAAACAGATTCGAATAAGAGAATTACCAAAAACGGAGTGGGTGTTTTTTAGTAGTAAACATGCAGTACGTTATTTTTTTAATCAAGATCCGAAATTAGAAAATGTAAAATTTGGTTGTATTGGAACTTCTACGAGTGCGGAGTTGCGCGCGTTCGGAAAACGAGCAGATTTTATAGGGCAGAGTACCGACATAAAATTGGTTGGAAAACAATTTAGCAGTAAAGTGGGTAATTCAAGAGTTTTATTTCCTATTGCACGAGGAAGTATGCAAAGTATTCAATGGCAAATGGTAAAACGCGATAATGTAATTAATTTGGAAGTATACGCTACTTTAAAACATAGTATTGAAATTTCACGGGATCATGAAATAGTTATTTTTACTAGTCCAAGTAACGTGGAGGCGTATTTTGAAAAGAATACAATACACCCTCATCAAAAAATAATAGCTATGGGTGAAAGTACTGGTAAGGCTCTTGTGAAGTTGAAACATAAAAAGTACAGCATGCCAAAAAGTTTTGATGACTTAGGTTTATTTCAGGCTGTTTTAGGAATTGCAAACTATTAA
- a CDS encoding LytR/AlgR family response regulator transcription factor, with protein sequence MILRAIIIDDEQKGIETLSLLIDMYVKDVKVVASCTSAIESIELIESYRPEIIFLDVNMPELNGFELLEKITWKDFNLIFVTAHQEYALRAIKNNAIDYLLKPVDYDDLQNAVERIKMQLNTTEQPNKYNYNELLGVMKQTQKQTIVINTRFGIESIDTDDIFALESQSNYTKIHLVDMRTVVSSKTLKDFETQLCLAESNFMRVHHSFIINLKRVSKYLKNSENIVLTNDQQIPLSKSKKDNFIRWLNI encoded by the coding sequence ATGATCTTACGAGCTATTATTATTGATGACGAGCAAAAGGGAATTGAGACTTTAAGTCTTTTGATCGACATGTATGTTAAGGACGTTAAAGTTGTGGCGAGTTGCACAAGTGCAATAGAATCTATTGAGTTAATAGAAAGTTACAGACCTGAAATTATTTTCCTCGATGTTAATATGCCTGAACTGAATGGATTTGAGTTACTCGAAAAAATAACTTGGAAAGATTTTAACTTAATTTTTGTGACTGCTCACCAGGAGTATGCCTTGAGAGCAATTAAAAATAACGCAATTGATTATTTACTTAAACCAGTTGACTATGATGATTTACAAAATGCTGTAGAAAGGATAAAAATGCAATTGAATACAACGGAGCAACCCAATAAATATAATTATAATGAATTACTAGGGGTAATGAAACAAACCCAAAAACAAACCATTGTGATAAACACCCGTTTTGGCATAGAGTCTATTGATACTGATGATATTTTTGCGTTAGAATCACAATCGAATTATACGAAAATACACCTAGTGGACATGAGAACAGTTGTAAGTAGTAAAACTTTAAAGGACTTTGAAACTCAACTTTGTTTGGCTGAGTCTAATTTTATGAGAGTGCACCATTCTTTTATAATAAATCTAAAAAGGGTTTCAAAATACTTGAAAAATTCTGAAAATATAGTATTGACAAATGATCAACAAATACCACTTTCAAAAAGCAAAAAAGATAATTTCATTCGCTGGTTAAATATCTAA